In Candidatus Sericytochromatia bacterium, the DNA window CGTCGTAATCGACCGACCAGAATTGGGCCAGATGCGTGGCCAGTTTGCGAGCAGGTTCGGTCAATTCAGGCTTCTTGGACAGGGGCAACACGGCCACCTTGTAAGGCGCAAGCATCGGATGCAAGCGGAGCACCACGCGCGTCTCCCCCTTGGCGTCGGCTTCCTCGTCGTAGGAATCCACCAGGAAAGCCAGGGTCGCGCGGTCCGCACCGGCCGAAGGCTCGATCACGTGCGGCAAGTAGGCCTGCTTGGATTCCTCATCGAAAAACGTGAGATCCTTGCCTGACAGGGTCTGGTGTTGCCTCAGATCGAAGTCGGTCCGATTGGCAACCCCCTCCAATTCCGACCAACCAAACGGAAAGCGGTATTCGAAGTCGACGCAACCAGCGGCGTAGTGGGCCAACTCATCGGCCCCGTGGTCGCGGCGACGGATGTTTTCCGTCTTCATGCCAAGGTCCAGGTACCAGTTATAACGCGCGTCAATCCAGTGTTGATGCCAGTGCTGAGCCTGATCCGGCGGCGAAAAGAATTCGATCTCCATCTGCTCGAATTCGCGCGTGCGGAAGGTGAAGTTACCGGGCGTGATCTCGTTCCGGAACGACTTTCCAATCTGGGCAATCCCGAATGGAGGCTTCTTCCGACTGGCCGTCTGAACGTTGCGGAAGTTCACGAAGATCCCCTGCGCGGTCTCCGGTCGCAGGTACACCACCGCGGCAGAATCTTCCACCGGGCCCAGGAAGGTCTTGAACATCAGATTGAAGTTGCGCGGTTCCGTCAGTTCTCCCCCTGCCGGGCTGACCATGTGGGAGAAGACCTCCTGACAACGGGGCTTGTCCTTCAACAAGGCCTCCAGTGAGTGGGCCTCGACCCAGGCGGCAAACTCCGGAAGAAAGGTTTCATGGCCCTTCTTGACCAGGCTGGAGCTGCCCGACGTCAGGTACTCGTCCAGCATCTGCGCCAGCAAGTGATCAGCCCGAAAGCGTTGCTTGGTTTGCTTGTCGTCCACGAGGGGGTCGTGAAAGGTTTCCACGTGCCCGGAGGCCACCCAGGCCTGCGGATGCATCAAGATGGCGGCATCCATACCCACCATATCCTGGCGACGTTGCACCACCGCCCGCCACCACGCCTGCTTCACGTTGTTCTTGAGCAAGACCCCGAGCGGACCGTAGTCCCAGGTGCTACCGAGGCCACCATAAATTTCACTGCTGGGAAAAATCAGCCCACGCCGCTTCGCCAGCGAGACGATCTTTTCCATCAAATCCGTGGCCACTTGTGTCATGCACACCCCCACACGCTGCGCGGCGCCACGAGCAGACGCCGAGGGACGATTATACAAGATGCAGCCGGGGAATGGTCCCGCGCCGGGAGAGGTCTGCCCACAGAAGACAGACCCCGCGGACTGCCTGGAATCGTGCCGCTCCCGCCGCCCCCGTCAATCGGTCAGGCGTTCGCCACTCTTGATGTGGGGCGTGACCATGATGATGACCTCGGTCTCGTCGTTGTTGGCCGTTTCCTGTCGGAACAGGAATCCAATGCCGGGCAAGTCGCCCAGCACGGGCATCTTGACGATGCTGCTGGTCGTGTTACGGCGAATCAGGCCGCCGATCACCACGGTCTCACCATCCGCCACCCGCATCCGGGTCTTCAAACGCCGCTCGTTGATCTCAGGAACGGGATTCCGGTTGACGATCACGTCCTTGCCGCGGACCGAGATGGTGGGCTGAATGTCCATCGTCACGAACCCGTTGGTGTCGATCCGCGGCGTGATGATCAAGCGTTCCCCGATGTCCTGAAATTGAACGTTTTCAGTGGCCAGCGCGCCGCCGCCCTGTCCACCCACGAAGTTGGTGGAAATGACCGGAAATTTATTGACAATCGCAATTTCTGCCTGAACGTTGTCCTGCGTGGCGACGCGTGGGTTCGCCAGCACCTGAGCCTCACCACGTTGCACCAAAGCCGTGATGCGGGCGTTGAGGTTGGAGGTCACATTGCCCAGGGAAGAGAAGGTCACGGCAGTTCCACCACCCGAAGCCGGGATCCCGGCATTCGGCTGCCCGTTGGCAGTGACGTTGGGATCGGTCACGTTATTCGCGAAGCCGAATTTGGAGCCGGCAAAGCCGAACTCGCCCCCCAAACTCTTCAAGGCCCCCCGGTTCACCTCCACCAGTTTGACCTCGATCACGACCTGGGGAGCGGCCACGTCGATCGCCCGGATGGTGTTGCGAAGCTTGTTGAGGTCTTCTCCCGTACCGGTAATGATCAGCGAGTTGGTGCGGGCGTCAGCCAGGATCTTGACCTTACCCGCGGTCTTCGGATCCAGGATCCCCATCAGAATCCGCATGGCCTCTGCCGCTTGCGCATTGTTCAGGCGAAAGGTCGCGGCCTGCGTGGCGTCGATCTTGTCTCGCAGTTCCTTCTCGTCGGCAATCAGCAGCGAGGTGCCGACCCGCCGGGCCGCCAGTCCGTTGGTGCGCAACACGATGCCGAAAAATTCGTCGAGGGGGACCGCGCGAACGTCGATGGTGAAGCGCCCTTTAACACTTTCATCAATGATGAGGTTCATGCCGCCCCGCTGCGCAATCAGGCGCAGGACCTCACGGACATCCGCATTGTCGAACTTCAGGGTCACAAAGGTGGGGTTCTTGATGAGGGCCGGAATGTCCTTGAAGTTGATCAGCTGATCCGTGATGGCATTGTTTCCCTCGCCAATGGCCTCTTGCGCCCAGACAGGCGAGGCAGCCAAACCGACGAAGCAGACCGTGCCGGCGAGAAGAACCCGCGAAAGGGTTTGAGCCGCACCCACCATCACTGGACGCCTCCGATGATCTTCACAAAACGACGCCCACCACGAAGGAAGGTCACGCCACGATTAGAAATGGCCTCGATCACGCTGCCGTCGGCCAAATTGTCGCCGACCCGAGCGCTGAGATGATTCCCAGCACTGCCCTCCAGCATACAGATGCGCTCGTAGCCGGTACTGACAATTCCCCGAACCAGCCACTGGGGCTGCTCGATGGTGGGCGGTTTGTCGCCCCCAAAGGGCTTCTCCGGGACCGGAGGCGCCACCCGGCCTGGAGTGCGGGGGACCGCCGGCGCAGCGACCACGGGAGGAGCCAGGACCGGCGCCGCGAGGGGCGGCACCACCGGCCCGAGGGCGGGCGGCCGCACGGGCGTGATCGGTTCGCTCCGGGGTGGGGGCTCAGGCCCCAGCGGCTTGACCGGGAGCGGTGGATTGGCCGGAGCGGGCACAAAGGCGATGGGGGGCAATTTAGGTGCTGGCGGAGCTTCCACAGGCAAGACGATGGCCCCCGGGTTGGGCGGCACCAGCATGAGGAAGGGATCTTCCCGACCAGCCGCCTCGACGGCCCGAGCGGCGAGTTCCTCTTCGGGTGTGGCCTTGACCACCCCGCCACTGGTACCGCTGCTCCCGAACTCAGCCAAGCGGGCCAGCGCCTCGTTGCCCGCAGTGGGGTCCGGGGCCTTGTCAGTCGCCAACGGAGCCTTCCCCGCTTTCCCGGCCGCGACGGGACGCGCAATGCCAGACGCCTTGGCATCCGGCGGGCTGCCTTGACCGGCCGGGGCGGCATAGACGACATCCGTCATGGCCAGAGAGTTCGCCAGCAAAAGCGACCCCAGCCCCAGCGAGACCAGCGACGGTACGATCATGGCTTGAGAAAAGTTCACGGTGTGGCCCCCCGATTGCGAAGGACGTAAGCGCTCAATTTGAATTCCATCGCAAGGGTATT includes these proteins:
- a CDS encoding secretin N-terminal domain-containing protein; this encodes MVGAAQTLSRVLLAGTVCFVGLAASPVWAQEAIGEGNNAITDQLINFKDIPALIKNPTFVTLKFDNADVREVLRLIAQRGGMNLIIDESVKGRFTIDVRAVPLDEFFGIVLRTNGLAARRVGTSLLIADEKELRDKIDATQAATFRLNNAQAAEAMRILMGILDPKTAGKVKILADARTNSLIITGTGEDLNKLRNTIRAIDVAAPQVVIEVKLVEVNRGALKSLGGEFGFAGSKFGFANNVTDPNVTANGQPNAGIPASGGGTAVTFSSLGNVTSNLNARITALVQRGEAQVLANPRVATQDNVQAEIAIVNKFPVISTNFVGGQGGGALATENVQFQDIGERLIITPRIDTNGFVTMDIQPTISVRGKDVIVNRNPVPEINERRLKTRMRVADGETVVIGGLIRRNTTSSIVKMPVLGDLPGIGFLFRQETANNDETEVIIMVTPHIKSGERLTD
- a CDS encoding glycine--tRNA ligase, which translates into the protein MTQVATDLMEKIVSLAKRRGLIFPSSEIYGGLGSTWDYGPLGVLLKNNVKQAWWRAVVQRRQDMVGMDAAILMHPQAWVASGHVETFHDPLVDDKQTKQRFRADHLLAQMLDEYLTSGSSSLVKKGHETFLPEFAAWVEAHSLEALLKDKPRCQEVFSHMVSPAGGELTEPRNFNLMFKTFLGPVEDSAAVVYLRPETAQGIFVNFRNVQTASRKKPPFGIAQIGKSFRNEITPGNFTFRTREFEQMEIEFFSPPDQAQHWHQHWIDARYNWYLDLGMKTENIRRRDHGADELAHYAAGCVDFEYRFPFGWSELEGVANRTDFDLRQHQTLSGKDLTFFDEESKQAYLPHVIEPSAGADRATLAFLVDSYDEEADAKGETRVVLRLHPMLAPYKVAVLPLSKKPELTEPARKLATHLAQFWSVDYD